The proteins below come from a single Kosakonia sp. SMBL-WEM22 genomic window:
- a CDS encoding BPSL0067 family protein gives MAYIASTPSAYVGKSVGNGQCVAYTQKAANMPRTVAWKRGALVKGNTSIAPGTAIATFDANGRYGNHTDGSSHAAIYLGLDASGIQVLDQWMTYKKLPGGERVATPHYVSKRTIRFHKAPRAENNGDNYYVVE, from the coding sequence ATGGCATATATCGCAAGCACGCCGTCAGCCTATGTCGGTAAGTCTGTAGGTAATGGGCAGTGTGTAGCGTACACGCAAAAAGCGGCGAATATGCCGCGTACCGTTGCATGGAAACGAGGGGCGTTAGTAAAGGGTAATACCTCTATCGCACCCGGTACGGCGATTGCTACCTTTGATGCAAATGGTCGTTATGGTAACCATACGGATGGCAGCTCTCACGCCGCAATTTATTTGGGCCTGGATGCCTCCGGAATCCAGGTTCTGGATCAGTGGATGACATATAAAAAACTGCCTGGTGGTGAACGAGTCGCGACACCGCATTATGTCAGCAAACGCACCATCCGTTTTCATAAGGCACCCCGCGCGGAAAATAACGGAGATAACTATTATGTTGTGGAGTAA